Proteins encoded in a region of the Salvelinus fontinalis isolate EN_2023a chromosome 17, ASM2944872v1, whole genome shotgun sequence genome:
- the LOC129814581 gene encoding C-C motif chemokine 20-like, translating into MASRYLETILLLCCIVTMFSSTSAAYGPRKRYCCVEFQEKPVPYKQIIGYKQQSYKEVCNNDAIIFYTTKNKKVCTSIKDEWVRTALVRLSSKLKKISAATL; encoded by the exons ATGGCTTCCAGATACCTAGAGACAATCTTGCTTCTCTGCTGCATTGTGACCATGTTCAGTTCAACCTCAGCAGCTT ATGGTCCTCGGAAACGTTACTGTTGTGTGGAGTTCCAGGAGAAGCCTGTACCCTACAAGCAGATAATAGGCTACAAACAACAAAGTTACAAGGAGGTGTGCAACAATGACGCTATCAT CTTCTATACCACGAAGAACAAGAAGGTATGCACCAGCATTAAGGACGAGTGGGTGAGGACGGCTCTGGTTCGTCTCAG CTCCAAACTGAAGAAGATATCCGCAGCAACACTGTGA